A window of the Bdellovibrio sp. ZAP7 genome harbors these coding sequences:
- a CDS encoding ATP-dependent helicase: MDVLEFVTKNLNPAQKEAVETLEGPILILAGAGSGKTRVLTHRMANMIGNGAASPEEILMVTFTNKAAKEMEHRIYKLLTDLQVPVHSQLWISTFHSFCVRVLRQHVTLLDYKPFFGIYDSSDSLAQIKKVMTALNINDKIYPAKNFQGRISSAKMLGLTPDQFEKGNKRLMDQKTVEVYKAYENEMKKANSMDFDDLLMKTYELFRMYPDILAQYQQKFRFIMVDEYQDTNHIQYLLVQMLAKAHRNLCVVGDEDQSIYSWRGADIKNILDFEKDFPEAKVVKLEENYRSSANIVNAATAVIKNNSQRKDKTLFTSNTEGDLINVREERNEYDEAKFVAKTIQTMINEGEGSYNDYAVFYRTNAQSRVLEEQLRTFGIPYRLIGGVRFYERMEIKDIICYLKLSINPADDIAFKRIINVPARGIGKTTVEKIEELAFQKNMTLMEAAEKAVNERLFNAGTSGKVRRFLDLMTELTANANAFKLTDFYHIVLDRSEYLMALKKDESPEAQARIENLEELDNAIAQFAKERGEESTLTSFLEEMALVNDVDSLDQEQNSVTMMTLHISKGLEFPYVFVVGLEENLFPSSRSAESESEEDVEEERRLAYVGMTRARQKLWLTYAKMRRVWGQEQFNPPSRFIKEIPTQFVNFKSAAADAPRFVSRYGTSGSNSDEYFPSAWSSSGSSDRNKPRSGGDDFDTQDFPDYDEMGSSSKSSYSKGMRVRHPTFGVGTVYSTEGAGDNLKVSVMFTDNTVKKFVVKYARLERV, encoded by the coding sequence GTGGATGTATTGGAATTTGTTACGAAAAATTTGAATCCGGCACAGAAGGAAGCGGTTGAGACCCTGGAAGGGCCGATTCTGATTCTGGCAGGAGCAGGTTCCGGTAAAACCCGCGTTCTTACTCATCGCATGGCCAATATGATCGGAAACGGTGCCGCAAGTCCCGAAGAAATCCTGATGGTGACCTTTACAAATAAGGCCGCCAAAGAGATGGAACATCGTATTTACAAGCTTCTGACGGACCTTCAAGTTCCCGTTCACAGCCAGCTTTGGATTTCCACTTTCCATAGTTTCTGCGTGCGCGTTTTACGCCAGCACGTAACTCTTTTGGATTATAAACCGTTCTTTGGAATCTATGACTCTTCTGATTCGCTTGCGCAGATCAAAAAAGTTATGACGGCTTTGAACATCAACGACAAAATTTATCCCGCTAAAAACTTTCAAGGCCGTATCAGCAGCGCCAAGATGTTAGGCCTGACTCCCGACCAATTTGAAAAAGGCAACAAACGCCTGATGGATCAAAAAACGGTCGAGGTGTACAAAGCCTACGAAAACGAAATGAAAAAAGCGAACAGCATGGATTTCGATGATCTTCTGATGAAGACCTACGAACTTTTCCGCATGTATCCAGACATCCTCGCTCAGTATCAGCAAAAATTCCGTTTCATCATGGTGGATGAGTATCAGGATACGAATCACATCCAATATCTTTTGGTGCAAATGCTGGCGAAAGCTCACCGCAACTTGTGCGTGGTCGGCGATGAAGATCAATCGATCTATTCGTGGCGTGGGGCGGACATCAAAAACATTTTGGATTTCGAAAAAGACTTCCCAGAAGCGAAAGTTGTTAAGCTTGAGGAAAACTATCGTTCCTCTGCGAATATCGTGAATGCGGCGACCGCCGTGATCAAAAACAACTCGCAACGTAAAGACAAAACTCTTTTCACTTCCAATACGGAAGGTGATCTGATCAATGTGCGCGAAGAGCGTAACGAATACGATGAAGCTAAATTCGTCGCGAAAACGATTCAGACGATGATCAACGAAGGCGAAGGCTCTTACAATGACTACGCGGTGTTTTACCGCACCAATGCGCAGTCTCGCGTGCTTGAGGAACAACTGCGCACCTTTGGTATTCCTTACCGCTTGATCGGCGGCGTGCGCTTCTATGAACGCATGGAGATCAAAGATATCATTTGCTATCTGAAACTTTCCATCAACCCAGCGGACGATATTGCGTTCAAGCGTATTATCAATGTTCCTGCCCGTGGTATCGGTAAAACGACTGTCGAAAAAATCGAGGAGCTGGCTTTCCAAAAAAATATGACTTTGATGGAAGCCGCGGAAAAAGCAGTGAATGAACGCCTGTTCAACGCCGGCACTTCTGGAAAAGTTCGCAGATTCCTGGATTTGATGACAGAGCTTACGGCGAATGCAAATGCGTTTAAGCTGACTGATTTCTATCACATCGTATTGGATCGCTCTGAATACCTGATGGCTTTGAAAAAAGACGAGTCTCCGGAAGCCCAAGCCCGTATCGAAAACTTAGAAGAACTCGACAATGCCATCGCGCAATTCGCGAAAGAACGTGGCGAGGAATCCACTTTGACCAGCTTCCTGGAAGAAATGGCTTTGGTGAATGACGTTGACTCCTTGGATCAGGAACAAAACTCAGTAACCATGATGACGCTTCATATCTCCAAAGGTTTGGAGTTCCCGTATGTGTTCGTGGTGGGCTTAGAGGAAAACCTTTTCCCAAGTTCACGCAGTGCTGAATCGGAATCCGAAGAGGATGTTGAAGAAGAGCGCCGCCTCGCCTATGTCGGCATGACTCGCGCCCGTCAAAAATTGTGGCTGACTTATGCAAAGATGCGCCGTGTATGGGGTCAGGAACAGTTCAATCCACCATCGCGTTTCATCAAAGAAATCCCGACGCAGTTTGTGAACTTTAAATCCGCAGCGGCCGATGCACCTCGTTTTGTTTCTAGATATGGCACAAGTGGTAGTAATTCTGACGAGTACTTCCCAAGTGCGTGGTCTTCCTCGGGTTCCAGCGATCGCAACAAACCTCGCTCTGGTGGCGATGACTTTGATACTCAAGACTTCCCGGATTACGATGAGATGGGCTCATCCAGCAAGAGTTCTTACTCTAAAGGCATGCGCGTCCGCCATCCAACATTTGGAGTCGGCACGGTGTACTCCACAGAAGGTGCTGGGGATAATTTGAAGGTCAGCGTTATGTTCACGGACAATACCGTTAAAAAGTTCGTGGTTAAATACGCGCGTCTTGAAAGAGTTTAA
- a CDS encoding KamA family radical SAM protein, producing the protein MKLHFPPSRKPADIAESDWNNWTWQLRHSLKTKADFEKAFELTENERAAFSEGAELFNIRTTPYYASLAGGEGESIRQILMPQKFEIEEGLQQMLDPLGERKNNPAPRVIHRYSDRVLFLITDICSVYCRFCTRKHFTGQEQAFIRNEEYEKAISYIKSHPGIREVILSGGDPLTVSDGQLDRVLGDLRAIEHVEIIRIGSRMPVVCPMRITDDLVKILKKHKPVFLMSHFNHPNELTAEAAAGLEKLVDNGVPVMNQMVLLNGVNNHPALVQALNRRLLFLRVKPYYMFQCDPSQGTDHLRTSIEDSLEIQKELWGHLSGLAMPNLSVDIPDGGGKTYLVPNFETSREGNVRNYTGWDGVNAQYVSPTADKIKKPQLYHYLDEWNQLKSAKAPR; encoded by the coding sequence ATGAAGCTGCATTTTCCCCCTTCCCGTAAACCTGCTGATATCGCTGAATCCGATTGGAACAATTGGACTTGGCAGCTTCGTCATTCGTTAAAGACCAAAGCTGATTTTGAAAAGGCATTTGAACTGACTGAGAACGAACGTGCTGCTTTCAGTGAGGGTGCGGAGCTTTTTAATATCCGTACGACGCCCTATTATGCGAGCCTTGCAGGTGGTGAGGGCGAATCAATTCGCCAGATTTTGATGCCACAAAAGTTTGAAATCGAAGAAGGTTTGCAGCAGATGTTGGATCCTTTGGGGGAGCGTAAAAACAATCCCGCTCCACGCGTGATTCATCGCTATTCAGATCGCGTGCTGTTTTTGATCACCGATATTTGCAGTGTTTATTGCCGCTTCTGCACGCGTAAGCACTTCACCGGTCAGGAACAAGCTTTCATCCGCAATGAAGAATACGAAAAAGCGATTAGCTATATCAAATCTCATCCTGGTATTCGCGAAGTGATCTTGTCAGGCGGAGATCCATTGACGGTGAGTGACGGTCAGTTGGATCGAGTGCTGGGTGACTTGCGTGCGATTGAGCATGTGGAAATCATCCGTATCGGTTCACGTATGCCAGTGGTGTGCCCGATGCGTATCACCGATGATCTGGTTAAAATTTTGAAAAAGCACAAGCCCGTGTTTTTGATGTCGCACTTTAATCATCCCAACGAATTAACCGCGGAAGCCGCTGCTGGTCTGGAAAAGCTGGTGGATAACGGGGTACCAGTTATGAATCAGATGGTGTTGCTTAACGGCGTAAACAATCATCCAGCTTTGGTGCAAGCGTTGAATCGTCGCCTGTTGTTCTTGCGAGTAAAACCGTATTACATGTTCCAATGCGATCCTTCGCAAGGAACCGATCACCTGCGCACTTCGATTGAAGACTCTTTAGAAATTCAAAAAGAGTTGTGGGGGCATCTATCAGGTTTGGCGATGCCAAATCTCTCGGTCGATATTCCTGATGGTGGTGGCAAAACTTATCTTGTTCCAAATTTTGAAACGTCTCGTGAAGGCAACGTTCGCAACTATACAGGTTGGGACGGGGTGAACGCACAATACGTAAGCCCGACAGCAGATAAAATAAAAAAGCCCCAGCTGTATCACTATCTTGACGAGTGGAATCAATTAAAGTCTGCAAAGGCTCCGAGGTAA
- a CDS encoding co-chaperone GroES: MAKKKSSAKKAVKKTAKKVVKKVAKQVSKKSPAKKSAGKVAKKAPVKKAAAKAAPKAAKKTVAKKTAPKKAVFKKSAPSSVKKSSAVKTQASVAKTKAPAMAHLVKPAAKKLVDLSDFVTPLDDRLIVQTSGSDRMSASGLLYIPDTVADVSGNLHGTVVSVGRGHVNKKGHLTPMELKVGDKVVFSQYSGSKIKLKNEDLVILRETEVMGVVEK; the protein is encoded by the coding sequence GTGGCTAAGAAGAAATCTTCTGCTAAGAAAGCCGTAAAAAAGACCGCAAAAAAGGTCGTTAAAAAAGTCGCAAAACAAGTTTCTAAAAAATCACCTGCAAAAAAGTCTGCAGGCAAGGTCGCAAAAAAAGCTCCAGTAAAAAAAGCCGCAGCGAAAGCAGCTCCGAAAGCCGCTAAAAAAACGGTAGCCAAGAAAACAGCACCTAAAAAAGCAGTTTTTAAGAAATCCGCTCCGTCTTCTGTGAAAAAATCATCCGCAGTGAAAACGCAAGCGTCTGTTGCGAAGACCAAAGCGCCAGCTATGGCTCATTTGGTGAAGCCAGCAGCGAAAAAGTTGGTGGACCTCAGTGATTTTGTCACGCCACTGGATGATCGTTTGATTGTGCAAACTTCTGGTTCGGATCGTATGTCGGCAAGCGGTTTACTGTACATTCCAGACACCGTGGCTGATGTTTCCGGCAATCTGCATGGCACAGTGGTTTCTGTGGGCCGTGGTCATGTGAACAAAAAAGGTCACTTGACGCCTATGGAGTTGAAAGTCGGGGACAAAGTTGTGTTCTCGCAATACTCCGGTTCAAAAATTAAATTAAAAAATGAAGACCTCGTCATCCTTCGCGAAACTGAAGTGATGGGCGTGGTAGAAAAGTAA
- a CDS encoding MBL fold metallo-hydrolase → MSFSIKFWGVRGSLPSSPPPSVWAQHIEGVLQNFFTAGHRSADQVSMYIRGMEEPVVGGYGSATTCVELNYGNDQIIIDGGSGIRSISERILKGTANRKKGPYHIFMTHFHWDHVIGLPFFVPHFIPGEEIHYYAVQPELESLIRGLFKKPYFPVPFEALQAKIHFHVLEPRKMIQVGEFKVTPYQLDHPDPCWGFKVQANGKSYAHCVDTEGTRVTQEELGADLPLYQNIDLMYFDAQYTLPELAEKANWGHSAAQVGLEIAFREGIKRVLFAHHDPGARTDHVLELRRQTREYYEAVARASAANNEILPNVSWDFAHEGLEVVL, encoded by the coding sequence ATGTCATTCTCCATAAAATTTTGGGGCGTTCGTGGCTCTTTGCCATCGTCTCCACCACCATCAGTTTGGGCACAGCACATTGAGGGAGTTCTTCAGAACTTTTTCACTGCCGGTCATCGCAGTGCCGATCAGGTCTCCATGTACATTCGGGGGATGGAAGAGCCTGTTGTAGGTGGTTACGGATCAGCAACTACCTGTGTGGAGCTGAACTATGGCAATGATCAAATTATCATTGATGGTGGTAGTGGCATTCGTTCGATCAGCGAAAGAATTCTTAAAGGCACAGCGAATCGCAAAAAAGGTCCTTATCATATCTTCATGACTCATTTTCACTGGGATCATGTGATCGGTTTGCCATTCTTTGTTCCGCATTTTATTCCTGGCGAAGAAATTCACTATTATGCTGTGCAACCGGAACTGGAATCTTTGATTCGTGGTTTGTTTAAAAAGCCTTACTTCCCGGTACCGTTTGAAGCCTTGCAGGCGAAAATTCATTTCCATGTTTTAGAGCCACGCAAAATGATTCAAGTCGGCGAATTCAAAGTGACACCTTATCAGCTCGACCATCCAGATCCTTGTTGGGGTTTCAAAGTTCAAGCGAATGGTAAATCTTATGCGCATTGTGTGGATACAGAAGGCACGCGCGTGACTCAAGAAGAGTTGGGTGCGGATTTGCCTTTGTATCAGAATATCGATTTGATGTATTTCGATGCGCAGTACACGTTGCCGGAGTTGGCAGAAAAAGCTAACTGGGGGCACAGTGCCGCCCAAGTGGGATTGGAAATTGCTTTCCGTGAGGGCATCAAGCGAGTTCTATTTGCACATCATGACCCGGGCGCTCGCACGGATCATGTTTTGGAATTGCGTCGTCAAACTCGGGAATACTATGAAGCTGTGGCTCGCGCGTCGGCCGCGAACAATGAGATCCTTCCGAATGTCTCTTGGGATTTCGCCCACGAAGGCCTGGAAGTCGTTTTATAG
- a CDS encoding transglycosylase domain-containing protein yields the protein MTLAIIVGLGIGVYSYFSLEKEMSQKLESKRFIVPTEYYAGPRVFSVRNSADANTVEGLFKNQNFRRRDYDQRLLQGDYFLADREQCSARLQLPLDENQVACFAWVNKDVATDKVDSSMQVLVFQNDGTISKILLGAPFQESQTAYGEAPLLAQYIGNEPLMQKTVTLGEVPPTCSNAIMAIEDAQFLEHGGVSIKGIMRAVVKNITTGRKEGGSTITQQLVKNYFLTSERTFKRKYNEFIMSILLESRFNKDEILETYLNVIYMGQNGSFQVRGYGAAARYYFNKEVSDLDLSECSLLAAIVNSPGLYNPFKKPANAERRRHLVLDKMKGLDFITEAQMTAADHMPLPSAPITLATETAPYYLDAVRKQLDSLKIPVEGLRIYTALDLEAQQAAQESLRNHLDGLEKTNKHIKGLKEKGNSLEGIVLVGDNRSGLVNVVVGGRNYRMTQFNRAIDGHRQVGSTMKPFVYLTALMNETPEGKPYSPITLLNDEKQQIKYEGQTWAPENYGKKYYGQVPMFYALKNSMNAATANLGMQVGLGNIVDIAHKFGIDSELKAFPSLTLGAFEMYPREVLQSYMTIANMGLRRDISFVRKAVNAEGNEVYTFDPHERQVEDPATVASLISMMKQVIVSGSARAIPLNGFTNPAAGKTGTTNDNKDAWFSGFTPYLTTIVWVGYDNNLQHKLTGSSGGVPVWTDFMKKIGSRYPADDFAWPEGTVKVTLDEETLKALNAVQAPFDPTSVELIFRKGTEP from the coding sequence GTGACGCTTGCAATCATCGTGGGCCTTGGGATTGGTGTCTATTCCTATTTTTCTCTCGAAAAAGAGATGTCACAAAAGCTTGAGTCCAAGCGCTTCATTGTACCTACGGAGTACTACGCAGGGCCGCGAGTTTTCAGTGTGCGCAACAGCGCCGACGCCAACACTGTGGAAGGCCTATTTAAGAATCAAAACTTCCGTCGTCGGGACTATGATCAGCGTTTGTTGCAGGGCGATTACTTTCTGGCAGACAGAGAGCAGTGCAGCGCTCGCCTGCAATTGCCTTTGGATGAAAATCAGGTCGCTTGCTTTGCCTGGGTGAACAAAGATGTCGCAACCGACAAAGTTGATTCCAGCATGCAGGTTTTGGTCTTTCAAAATGATGGGACTATCTCGAAAATCTTACTGGGAGCGCCTTTCCAGGAGTCTCAAACTGCTTACGGCGAAGCCCCGCTTTTGGCACAGTACATCGGTAACGAACCTTTAATGCAAAAAACCGTGACATTGGGTGAAGTACCTCCCACTTGTTCAAACGCCATCATGGCAATCGAAGACGCGCAGTTTCTGGAACACGGCGGAGTCAGCATCAAAGGCATCATGCGTGCCGTGGTCAAAAATATCACAACCGGTCGCAAAGAAGGTGGCAGCACCATCACGCAACAGTTGGTGAAAAACTATTTCCTGACCAGCGAAAGAACTTTCAAAAGAAAGTACAACGAATTCATCATGTCGATCTTGCTAGAGTCTCGCTTTAACAAAGACGAAATTCTAGAGACTTACCTGAATGTCATCTATATGGGCCAAAATGGTTCGTTCCAGGTGCGGGGTTACGGAGCAGCGGCTCGTTACTACTTCAACAAAGAGGTTTCTGATTTAGATCTGTCAGAGTGTTCTTTGTTAGCTGCCATTGTGAACAGCCCGGGCCTTTACAATCCGTTCAAAAAGCCTGCGAATGCAGAACGCCGTCGCCACTTGGTTTTGGATAAAATGAAAGGCTTGGATTTTATCACCGAAGCCCAAATGACAGCCGCAGATCACATGCCTTTGCCAAGTGCTCCGATCACTCTGGCAACTGAAACAGCTCCGTACTATCTGGATGCCGTTCGCAAACAATTGGACTCGTTAAAAATTCCAGTTGAGGGACTGCGTATCTACACAGCTCTGGATCTGGAAGCCCAACAAGCGGCTCAGGAATCTTTGCGCAATCATCTGGATGGCCTTGAAAAAACCAACAAACACATCAAAGGCCTGAAAGAAAAGGGCAACAGCCTGGAAGGCATTGTTCTAGTCGGAGACAACCGCAGCGGCCTAGTAAATGTTGTTGTGGGTGGTCGCAATTATCGCATGACTCAGTTCAATCGCGCGATCGATGGACATCGTCAAGTTGGTTCGACAATGAAGCCGTTCGTTTATTTGACGGCGTTGATGAATGAAACTCCGGAGGGAAAACCTTACTCCCCGATCACGCTGCTCAATGATGAAAAGCAGCAGATTAAGTACGAAGGACAAACGTGGGCGCCGGAAAATTACGGCAAAAAATATTACGGCCAAGTTCCAATGTTCTATGCTTTGAAAAACTCGATGAATGCGGCAACCGCCAATCTTGGCATGCAAGTGGGCCTTGGCAACATCGTCGATATCGCTCATAAATTCGGAATCGACTCCGAACTAAAAGCTTTCCCGTCACTGACTCTGGGAGCTTTTGAAATGTATCCCCGCGAAGTTTTACAAAGCTATATGACGATCGCCAACATGGGACTTCGTCGCGATATTTCCTTTGTTCGCAAAGCTGTAAATGCGGAAGGCAACGAAGTTTACACTTTCGATCCGCATGAAAGGCAAGTGGAGGATCCTGCCACGGTCGCAAGCCTTATCAGCATGATGAAACAAGTGATCGTATCGGGTTCTGCTCGCGCGATTCCTTTGAATGGATTTACGAATCCTGCGGCAGGAAAAACCGGAACCACTAATGACAATAAAGACGCCTGGTTCAGCGGTTTCACACCTTATCTGACGACGATTGTTTGGGTGGGATACGACAACAACCTACAACACAAATTGACGGGTTCAAGTGGTGGCGTTCCGGTGTGGACAGACTTTATGAAAAAAATTGGCAGCCGTTATCCCGCTGACGACTTCGCTTGGCCAGAAGGCACCGTGAAAGTGACTTTGGATGAAGAAACACTAAAGGCCTTGAACGCTGTTCAAGCTCCATTCGATCCGACTTCAGTTGAATTGATTTTCAGAAAAGGGACGGAGCCATAG
- a CDS encoding radical SAM/SPASM domain-containing protein encodes MAFHARNLEVADISEELWGEMTQASNDSLRSVLTDWNNEINPQTTTTVPGKEIRALTINVTQICNLKCTYCAAGGDGTYGAAQTKISVEKTLPQLKYFLEKVADSGTFRIGFIGGEPLLYPDGIRAIANYVKLMTAGRNIRAQFSIVTNGTLLTDENIALLEEIKCNISVSIDGEAKYNDAARPMKNGQGSTAVVVEGLKKLFARKENFGSITLHGVFTAENMHVAEAYEFYRQFPADAYEFTYSVSDLNQEASDTFTREMRLIAAMAYAEGGETALRKISFFNRIFSALDEQRRTENFCGAGKSFLVVDARNNLFTCPWDVGNDAMKVGQGTEVFEGALEEYSSPLIEQNNCQSCWARFLCGGGCMYVHKEATGSKHQKNGQFCERTRSLVGTAILYFKKSRQTDIQEDSDYGKH; translated from the coding sequence GTGGCTTTTCATGCGCGAAATCTAGAGGTGGCAGACATCTCCGAAGAGCTTTGGGGGGAGATGACCCAAGCCTCCAACGACTCCCTTCGGTCCGTGTTGACTGACTGGAACAACGAAATCAATCCACAAACAACAACGACAGTTCCGGGTAAAGAAATCCGCGCGCTGACCATCAACGTTACGCAAATTTGCAATTTGAAATGCACATACTGCGCAGCTGGTGGCGACGGCACATACGGTGCCGCTCAAACTAAAATCTCAGTTGAAAAAACTTTGCCACAGCTAAAATACTTCCTGGAGAAGGTTGCTGATTCAGGAACTTTCCGTATCGGCTTTATCGGCGGCGAACCCCTGCTATATCCAGATGGCATTCGTGCTATCGCAAATTATGTGAAATTGATGACGGCTGGAAGAAACATTCGCGCGCAGTTTTCTATTGTGACGAATGGGACTTTGCTGACGGATGAAAACATCGCTTTGCTTGAAGAAATCAAATGCAATATCTCGGTGAGCATTGATGGCGAAGCTAAGTATAACGATGCCGCTCGCCCTATGAAAAACGGTCAAGGCAGCACGGCTGTTGTCGTTGAGGGACTTAAAAAACTTTTTGCTCGCAAAGAAAATTTTGGTTCCATCACTTTGCATGGTGTCTTTACAGCTGAAAACATGCACGTGGCAGAAGCTTATGAGTTTTATCGCCAATTCCCAGCGGATGCTTACGAATTCACTTACAGCGTTTCTGATTTGAATCAGGAAGCCAGTGATACTTTCACACGCGAGATGCGCTTGATCGCAGCGATGGCTTACGCTGAAGGTGGCGAGACTGCACTTCGTAAGATCAGCTTTTTTAATCGCATTTTCTCGGCGTTGGATGAACAACGTCGTACTGAAAACTTCTGTGGCGCCGGGAAATCCTTTCTGGTCGTAGATGCCCGCAACAACCTCTTTACCTGCCCTTGGGACGTTGGCAACGACGCCATGAAAGTGGGTCAAGGCACAGAGGTTTTCGAGGGCGCACTAGAAGAATACTCAAGTCCCCTGATTGAACAAAACAACTGCCAAAGCTGCTGGGCCAGATTCCTTTGCGGCGGCGGCTGTATGTATGTTCACAAGGAAGCTACGGGTTCAAAACATCAGAAAAACGGTCAATTCTGCGAAAGAACGCGCAGCTTGGTCGGAACAGCCATTTTATACTTTAAAAAAAGTCGTCAGACTGATATTCAAGAGGACAGTGACTATGGAAAACACTAA